A window of Gallaecimonas kandeliae genomic DNA:
CGGCCTGTGCTGGCAATTGGCCACCCCGGTGGAGCCGGTCAAGCCCTGGACCCCGACGGCGGCAGGCAATGGCCAGGCGCAGCTTGACCTGAACGGCCTCAAGGCCCACCCCCTGTTCGGCTCGGCCCCCAATGAAGCCCCTGCCCCTGTGCAGACCGAGGTGGTGGACGCCCCCGAGACCCGCCTCCAGCTCAAACTGAGCGGCCTGGTGGCCGAGAGCAATACCGGTTCCGGGGTCGCCATCATCGAAAGCCAGGGCAGCCAGGCGGCCTACCGGGTCGGTGACGACATCAAGGGCACCTCCGCCAAGGTCGAGCGCATCCTGGCCGACCGGGTGCTGCTGAAAAACCGCAACCAGACCGAAGCCCTGATGCTGGAGGGCAAGGACTACCAGCCCCTCAAGGTGCAGGGCCCTCAACCGCGGACTCGTCCGGGCTTTGGCAGTGCCAGGCCTGGCTTGGCCAGGAGCAAGGTCTCCTCGAGGGAGGTCCAGGACACCCTGGCCAAGGCCAAGGCCGATCCCGACAGCATCAATGACCTGGTGCACCTGACGCCGCTGCGCGGCAAGGACGGCATTACCGGCTACCTGGTGACGCCCGGCAACAAGCCGCAACTCTTCAAGACCCTGGGATTGCAGAACGGCGACCTGGTCAAGGCCATCAACGGCTATGACCTCACCGACCCGGCCCAGGCCCTGGATATCCTCAGTCAGCTCGGCACCCTCGACAGCCTGACCCTCGATCTGGAGCGGAACGGCCAGGCCATGAGCCTCAACATAGGTGTGGAGCAATGACCGCCATGCAGAACAAAGGAAAAGATATGGCCATCACCAAAGGCGCCAAGCCGACCCTGGCTGCCGCCCTGCTGGCAGCGTTGCTGGCCGGCTCCCCCTTGCTGCCTACGCAGGCGGCCGAGCAGCCCGCCACCTATTCCGCCCAGTTCAAGGACACCGACATCAACGAGTTCATCTCCACTGTGTCGGCCGTGCTGAAGAAGACCATCATCGTCGACCCCTCGGTGCGCGGTAAGATCGATGTCCGCTCCTACGAGCAGATGACCCCCGAGGAGTACTACGGCTTCTTCCAGAACGTGCTGGACGTCTACGGTTTCGCCGTGGTGGAAATGCCCAACGGCGTGCTCAAGGTGGTCAAGGCCAAGGACGCCAAGACCGGCGCCATCCCCGTGGTCGAGGACAAGCTCAAGAAGGAAGGCGGCGACGAGATGATCACCCGCGTCATCCAGGTGCATAACGTGCCTGTGCGGGAACTCTCGCCCCTGCTGCGCCAGCTGGTGGACAACGCCGGTGCCGGCAACGTGGTCCATTACGACGACTCCAACGTGCTGATCGTCACAGGCCGCAGCGCCGTGGTGGACCGCATCGACCAGATAGTGCGTCGCGCCGACAAGGCCGGTGACCAGGAAGTGCAGGTCATCAAGCTCAAGTACGCCTCCGCCACCCAGGTGGTGAGCATCATCAACGACCTTAACAAGGGCTCAGGCACCAACCAGGGCAACAACCCCCTGGCGGTGAAGGTGGTGGCGGACGAGCGCACCAACTCTGTGGTGCTGTCCGGCGAGGCCAAGGCCCGCGACCGCATCGCCAAGACCATTTCCGAGCTGGATACCGACCAGCAGACCACCGGCAACACCCGCGTCATCTACCTCCAGTACGCCAAGGCCAAAGATCTGGTGGACGTGCTGCAGGGCGTGTCCGACTCCATCCAGGCCGAGGACCAGCAGGCCCAGGGCCAGGCCAAGGGTGCCGCCCGAGGCGGCCGCCAGCAGGTGTCCATCAAGGCCCATGAGGAGACCAACGCCCTGGTCATCACCGGCCAGCCGGACCTCATCAACAACCTGGCCAATGTGGTGGCCAAGCTCGATATCCGCCGCGCCCAGGTGCATGTGGAAGCCATGATCGTCGAGATCTACGACGGCGACGGCACCGACCTCGGTGTCCAGTGGGTGTCCAGTAAGTACGGCATGCAGCAGTTCTCCAACGGCAGCTTCCCCAGCCTGACCCAGATCGGCGCCGCCGCCATCAGCGCCCAGGGCCAGAAGGGCACCAGTACTACCGTTGTGTCAGCTGACGGTTCCAAGACCACCAGTTCCACCCCCGACACCAAGGGCGACTACAGCCTGCTGGCCCAGGTGCTGGGCAGCGTCAACGGCGCCATGTGGGGCGTGATCAAGAACAACTGGGGCGCCGTGGTCCAGGCCGTGAGTTCCAACACCAAGGCCAACATCCTCTCGACCCCCTCCGTCACCACCCTGGACAACAAGGAAGCCTCCTTCGTGGCCGGTGAGGACGTGCCGCTGCTGACAGGTTCCACCCCCAGCTCCGGCAACAACAACCCCTTCCAGACCATCCAGCGTGAACAGCTGGGTGTGAAGCTGAACGTCACTCCCCAGATCAACAAGGGCGATGCCGTGCAGTTGGCCATCAAGCAGGAAGTGTCCAGCCGCGCCGGTAACACGGCGGTGGACATCACCCTCAACAAGCGCGAAGTGAACACCACAGTGCTGGTGCAGGACGGCGACACCATAGTGCTGGGCGGCCTCATCGACGAGGACGTGCAGGAGTCCGTCTCCAAGGTGCCGATCCTGGGCGACATCCCCGTCATAGGCCACCTGTTCAGCTCCACTTCCACCTCCAAGCGCAAGCGTAAGTTGATGGTGTTCATCCATCCCACCATAGTGCGGGACCCGGACACCATGCGTGAGATCAGCCACACCAAGTACAACCTGATGTACGACGCCGAGGAGAAGCGCCGCCAGGACGGTATCAGCCTGATGCCCTTCATGGATCCGCCGCAGATGCCGGCCTGGGACGACAACCTGGCTCGCCCGCCCGGCCTGGTGGAGACCATCGTCAAGAAAGAACGAGAGCAGAAGGATGACTGACGAGAGCCTCAAGGGCCTCGAAACCGAGGCCCAGGAAGAGCTCGAGGCCGAGCTGAGCCCCGAGCAGGAGCTGGCCGAGGGCCGGCTGCCCTTCGCCTTCGCCAAGCGCCACGGCGTGCTCTTTACCGAGGGCCGCCTCTACCTGCGTGAAGGGGCCGCCCCTGCGGCGCTGTTGGAAGCCTGGCGCGCCTTGGGTGAGGCGGTGGCGCCGTCGCCCCTCAACCAGCACGACTTCGAAGAGCAGCTGGTGGCCGCCTACCAGCGCGACTCCAGCGCCGCCCGCCAGCTGATGGAAGACATCGGCGCCGATCTCGATCTCAACGCCCTGGCCGAGGAGCTGCCCCAGACCGAGGACCTCCTCGACTCGGACGACGACGCCCCTGTCATCCGCCTGATCAACGCCCTGCTCTCGGAAGCCATCAAGGAAGGGGCCTCGGATATCCATATCGAAACCTTCGAGCAGGCCCTGGTGGTGCGTTTTCGCATCGACGGCGTGCTCAAGGAGATCCTCAAGCCCAGCCGCAAGCTGGCCAACCTGCTGGTGTCCCGGATCAAGGTCATGTCCAAGATGGACATCGCCGAGAAGCGGGTGCCCCAGGACGGCCGTATCAGCCTGCGCATCGCCGGCCGGGCCGTGGACGTGCGGGTCTCGACCATGCCGTCCAACCACGGCGAGCGGGTGGTGTTGCGTCTGCTGGACAAGAACGCCGTGCGCCTGGATCTCGAAGACCTGGGCATGATCAAATCGGTGCGCGACCAGTTCGAGGCCCTCATCCGCAAGCCCCATGGCATCATACTGGTGACGGGCCCCACCGGCTCGGGCAAGTCCACCACCCTCTACGCCGGCCTCTCGGAGATCAACTCCAAGGACCGCAACATACTGACGGTGGAAGACCCCATCGAATACGACCTGGAAGGCATAGGCCAGACCCAGGTCAACCCCAAGGTGGACATGACCTTCGCCCGCGGCCTGCGCGCCATACTCCGCCAGGACCCCGACGTGGTGATGGTGGGGGAAATACGGGACCTCGAAACGGCCCAGATCGCGGTGCAGGCCTCATTGACCGGCCACCTGGTGCTGTCCACCCTGCACACCAACACCGCCGCCGGCGCCATCACCCGCCTCGAGGACATGGGCGTCGAGCCTTTCCTCATCTCCAGCTCCCTGCTGGGGGTGCTGGCCCAGCGCCTGGTGCGCCGCCTCTGCCCCCATTGCCGCCAGCCTTACCAGGCCAGCAAGGGCGAGATGGAGCTGATGGGCATGGAAGGCGAGAAGAAGCTGACCCTCTTCCATCCCCAGGGCTGCCCGGAATGCAACATGACCGGCTATCGCGGCCGGACCGGCATCCACGAATTCATCATCATCGACGAGAAGCTGCGGGACATCATCCACAACGGCCGCGGCGAGCAGGCTGTCATCAAGCAGGTGCGCAAGTCCGTGCCCAGCATCCGTGACGACGGCTTTGCCAAGGTGCGCGACGGCGTTACCTCACTGGAAGAAGTGCTGCGCGTGACCCGGGAGGATTGACGATGATGGCCTGTGAATACGTCGCCGTGGCCGGAAGCCAGCGCCAAGGGCAGATCCTGGCTGGGGCTGGGGAGGATTAATGGCCGCCTTTGAATACGTCGCCCTCGACGCCAAGGGCAAGCAGAAGAAAGGCATACTGGAAGCCGACAGCCCCCGCGCCGCCCGCAACGCCCTGCGCGAGCAGGGGCTGATGCCGGTGACCCTCGAAGCCAGCGTCCAGAAGGAAAAGGCCCAGGGCAAAAGCCGGGGCTTCGGCAGCAGCCGGCGCATCTCGGTGCCGGATCTTGCCCTTATCACCCGCCAGCTCTCCACCCTGGTGCAATCGGCGTTGCCGCTGGAAGAATGCCTCAAGGCGGTGGCCGAGCAGACCGAGAAGCCGCGTCTCAAGCGCATCCTGATGGCGGTGCGGTCCAAGGTGGTGGAAGGCTATACCCTGGCCGACTCCATGGGCGAGTTCCCCCACGTCTTCGACGAGCTGTTCTGCGCCATGGTCAGCGCCGGTGAAAAGTCCGGCCACCTGGACACGGTACTGAACCGCCTGGCCGACTACACGGAGCAGCGCCAGGTGGTGAAGCAACAGGTGCAGCAGGCCATGATCTACCCCATCATCCTGACCTTGGTGGCCATAGGCGTCATCACCATGCTGCTCACCACTGTGGTGCCGCAGGTGGTGGGCCAGTTCGAACACATGAAGGCCACGCTGCCGGCCACCACCCGCTTCTTGATCGCCGCCTCCGACTTCATCCGCCACTGGGGGCTGCTGATCCTGGCCGGCTTCATAGTGGCGCTGGTGGGCTTCAACCGCGCCATGCAGGGCGCCGCCTTTCGCAAGAAGGTGCACGGCGTCTGGATGCGGATGCCGGTGCTGGGCAAGGTGGTGCGGGGCATCAACACCGCCCGTTTCGCCCGCACCCTCTCTATCTGCTCGGCGTCCGCCGTGCCGTTGCTGGAAGGGATGCGCATCAGCGGCGAGGTGCTGACCAACAACGTGATGCAGGAGGCGGTGGCGGAAGCCACCACCAGGGTGCGGGAGGGGGCCAGCCTGCGTCAGGCCCTGACCCAGACCAAGCTGTTCCCTCCCATGATGCTGCACATGATAGCCTCGGGGGAAAAGTCCGGTGAGCTGACCCAGATGCTGGAGCGGGCCGCCGACAACCAGGACAGGGAATTCTCCAACCTGG
This region includes:
- the gspC gene encoding type II secretion system protein GspC, with translation MNPELFLERAGDMARRLPEPLIRKVLTLALAVPAIWLLAGLCWQLATPVEPVKPWTPTAAGNGQAQLDLNGLKAHPLFGSAPNEAPAPVQTEVVDAPETRLQLKLSGLVAESNTGSGVAIIESQGSQAAYRVGDDIKGTSAKVERILADRVLLKNRNQTEALMLEGKDYQPLKVQGPQPRTRPGFGSARPGLARSKVSSREVQDTLAKAKADPDSINDLVHLTPLRGKDGITGYLVTPGNKPQLFKTLGLQNGDLVKAINGYDLTDPAQALDILSQLGTLDSLTLDLERNGQAMSLNIGVEQ
- the gspD gene encoding type II secretion system secretin GspD is translated as MAITKGAKPTLAAALLAALLAGSPLLPTQAAEQPATYSAQFKDTDINEFISTVSAVLKKTIIVDPSVRGKIDVRSYEQMTPEEYYGFFQNVLDVYGFAVVEMPNGVLKVVKAKDAKTGAIPVVEDKLKKEGGDEMITRVIQVHNVPVRELSPLLRQLVDNAGAGNVVHYDDSNVLIVTGRSAVVDRIDQIVRRADKAGDQEVQVIKLKYASATQVVSIINDLNKGSGTNQGNNPLAVKVVADERTNSVVLSGEAKARDRIAKTISELDTDQQTTGNTRVIYLQYAKAKDLVDVLQGVSDSIQAEDQQAQGQAKGAARGGRQQVSIKAHEETNALVITGQPDLINNLANVVAKLDIRRAQVHVEAMIVEIYDGDGTDLGVQWVSSKYGMQQFSNGSFPSLTQIGAAAISAQGQKGTSTTVVSADGSKTTSSTPDTKGDYSLLAQVLGSVNGAMWGVIKNNWGAVVQAVSSNTKANILSTPSVTTLDNKEASFVAGEDVPLLTGSTPSSGNNNPFQTIQREQLGVKLNVTPQINKGDAVQLAIKQEVSSRAGNTAVDITLNKREVNTTVLVQDGDTIVLGGLIDEDVQESVSKVPILGDIPVIGHLFSSTSTSKRKRKLMVFIHPTIVRDPDTMREISHTKYNLMYDAEEKRRQDGISLMPFMDPPQMPAWDDNLARPPGLVETIVKKEREQKDD
- the gspE gene encoding type II secretion system ATPase GspE, which gives rise to MTDESLKGLETEAQEELEAELSPEQELAEGRLPFAFAKRHGVLFTEGRLYLREGAAPAALLEAWRALGEAVAPSPLNQHDFEEQLVAAYQRDSSAARQLMEDIGADLDLNALAEELPQTEDLLDSDDDAPVIRLINALLSEAIKEGASDIHIETFEQALVVRFRIDGVLKEILKPSRKLANLLVSRIKVMSKMDIAEKRVPQDGRISLRIAGRAVDVRVSTMPSNHGERVVLRLLDKNAVRLDLEDLGMIKSVRDQFEALIRKPHGIILVTGPTGSGKSTTLYAGLSEINSKDRNILTVEDPIEYDLEGIGQTQVNPKVDMTFARGLRAILRQDPDVVMVGEIRDLETAQIAVQASLTGHLVLSTLHTNTAAGAITRLEDMGVEPFLISSSLLGVLAQRLVRRLCPHCRQPYQASKGEMELMGMEGEKKLTLFHPQGCPECNMTGYRGRTGIHEFIIIDEKLRDIIHNGRGEQAVIKQVRKSVPSIRDDGFAKVRDGVTSLEEVLRVTRED
- the gspF gene encoding type II secretion system inner membrane protein GspF; amino-acid sequence: MAAFEYVALDAKGKQKKGILEADSPRAARNALREQGLMPVTLEASVQKEKAQGKSRGFGSSRRISVPDLALITRQLSTLVQSALPLEECLKAVAEQTEKPRLKRILMAVRSKVVEGYTLADSMGEFPHVFDELFCAMVSAGEKSGHLDTVLNRLADYTEQRQVVKQQVQQAMIYPIILTLVAIGVITMLLTTVVPQVVGQFEHMKATLPATTRFLIAASDFIRHWGLLILAGFIVALVGFNRAMQGAAFRKKVHGVWMRMPVLGKVVRGINTARFARTLSICSASAVPLLEGMRISGEVLTNNVMQEAVAEATTRVREGASLRQALTQTKLFPPMMLHMIASGEKSGELTQMLERAADNQDREFSNLVTVALGILTPTMVVAMAGIVFFIVISILQPILEMNNMVA